From a single Miscanthus floridulus cultivar M001 chromosome 8, ASM1932011v1, whole genome shotgun sequence genomic region:
- the LOC136475474 gene encoding protein LPA3-like, protein MAMAAPPPTALCARHFRLPFPCSSPSPPRLSTAATSASSSSPLRRRRRLAVSPRAEAGTGAGDVEALRAGVSVYKPRSYDVLVTDAARSLACAIGDGKTRLEIEFPPLPSSISSYKGSSDEFIDANIQLALVVARKLKELKGTRSCILISGVS, encoded by the exons atggccatggccgcccCGCCGCCCACGGCTCTCTGCGCCCGCCACTTCCGGCtccccttcccctgctcctccccCTCTCCGCCCCGCCTGTCCACGGCCGCCACCTCTGCCTCCTCTTCTTCACCgctccggcgccgccgccggctcgCCGTCTCCCCGCGCGCGGAAGCTGGGACGGGGGCCGGGGACGTGGAGGCGCTCAGGGCCGGGGTGTCCGTGTACAAGCCGCGGTCCTACGACGTGCTCGTCACCGACGCCGCGCGCTCCCTCGCCTGCGCCATCGGCGACGGCAAGACCCGGCTCGAGATCGAGTTCCC GCCTCTGCCAAGCAGCATCTCTTCGTACAAG GGCTCCTCAGATGAATTCATCGATGCCAACATCCAGCTTGCTCTTGTTGTTGCTAGGAAGCTCAAAGAGCTCAAGGGGACTAGGTCCTGTATA TTGATTTCAGGTGTTTCCTGA
- the LOC136475473 gene encoding uncharacterized protein isoform X1, translated as MEPRAAIHRSGALLLLAAILAAAVTSASAIGDRCAARKAVAAELEIGISSEKPRNHLDLRNRLNSKGQREGKVIDYRVSELRVVELLDGLCDKMQDYTLKKLESGEKGWVKVTDWNSFHTENKAAARAHSKNLSTFCGRLLEETEDELAEWIKTSSTESENVNKALCEDISKHCQSTSATIQIDDEL; from the exons ATGGAGCCAAGAGCTGCAATCCACAGATCCGGCGCCCTCCTACTCCTCGCCGCCATCCTCGCAGCGGCCGTCACCTCCGCATCCGCCATCGGTGACAGGTGCGCCGCCCGCAAGGCCGTTGCT GCGGAGCTAGAGATTGGAATTTCGAGT GAGAAGCCGAGAAATCACTTGGACTTGCGCAACCGCTTAAATTCTAAAGGTCAGAGGGAGGGGAAGGTCATTGATTACAG GGTCAGTGAGCTTCGGGTTGTAGAACTTCTGGATGGCCTATGTGATAAGATGCAAGATTATACCTTAAAGAAG TTGGAATCAGGTGAAAAGGGATGGGTTAAAGTAACAGACTGGAATAGCTTTCATACTG aaaataaGGCAGCAGCACGAGCGCATTCGAAAAATTTGTCCACCTTCTGTGGAAG GCTACTGGAGGAAACAGAGGATGAG CTTGCTGAGTGGATAAAAACAAGCTCCACAGAATCAGAAAATGTAAACAAGGCCCTTTGTGAAGATATTAGCAAACACTGTCAATCCACAAG TGCTACCATCCAGATCGATGATGAACTATGA
- the LOC136475473 gene encoding uncharacterized protein isoform X2: MEPRAAIHRSGALLLLAAILAAAVTSASAIGDRCAARKAVAAELEIGISSEKPRNHLDLRNRLNSKGQREGKVIDYRVSELRVVELLDGLCDKMQDYTLKKLESGEKGWVKVTDWNSFHTENKAAARAHSKNLSTFCGRLLEETEDELAEWIKTSSTESENCYHPDR, from the exons ATGGAGCCAAGAGCTGCAATCCACAGATCCGGCGCCCTCCTACTCCTCGCCGCCATCCTCGCAGCGGCCGTCACCTCCGCATCCGCCATCGGTGACAGGTGCGCCGCCCGCAAGGCCGTTGCT GCGGAGCTAGAGATTGGAATTTCGAGT GAGAAGCCGAGAAATCACTTGGACTTGCGCAACCGCTTAAATTCTAAAGGTCAGAGGGAGGGGAAGGTCATTGATTACAG GGTCAGTGAGCTTCGGGTTGTAGAACTTCTGGATGGCCTATGTGATAAGATGCAAGATTATACCTTAAAGAAG TTGGAATCAGGTGAAAAGGGATGGGTTAAAGTAACAGACTGGAATAGCTTTCATACTG aaaataaGGCAGCAGCACGAGCGCATTCGAAAAATTTGTCCACCTTCTGTGGAAG GCTACTGGAGGAAACAGAGGATGAG CTTGCTGAGTGGATAAAAACAAGCTCCACAGAATCAGAAAAT TGCTACCATCCAGATCGATGA